One genomic window of Psychrobacillus sp. INOP01 includes the following:
- a CDS encoding GNAT family N-acetyltransferase — MIKKRDLFECTSLYELMSEPTILPFVRQKASSADEYWFITKQLMEEEEKGTVISRTIVSDFGQPIGTINLFDVEDGAGFLGTWIGCPFQGLGYNKKAKEQFLQELFFELDIHTVFLRIRKNNSKSIRATEKLRYALKANESHPSIYAEINAANEVFDLYYIPKDLFHLVLMQQENEEEQAM, encoded by the coding sequence TTGATAAAAAAACGAGATTTATTCGAATGTACATCTCTTTATGAACTAATGTCTGAACCAACTATTTTGCCTTTTGTACGTCAAAAAGCAAGTTCGGCTGATGAGTATTGGTTTATTACGAAACAGTTAATGGAAGAAGAAGAAAAAGGAACCGTTATTTCTCGAACAATTGTTAGCGACTTTGGGCAACCAATCGGAACAATTAATCTGTTTGATGTAGAAGATGGAGCAGGATTTTTAGGCACTTGGATCGGCTGTCCATTTCAAGGTCTAGGATACAATAAAAAGGCAAAAGAACAATTTTTGCAGGAACTTTTCTTTGAATTAGATATTCATACTGTATTTTTACGAATTCGCAAAAACAATAGTAAAAGTATTCGTGCCACGGAAAAACTTAGATATGCATTGAAAGCTAATGAATCACATCCTTCTATCTACGCAGAAATCAATGCTGCAAATGAAGTATTTGATCTATACTATATACCAAAAGACTTGTTCCACTTAGTACTGATGCAACAAGAGAACGAAGAGGAACAGGCAATGTAA
- a CDS encoding bifunctional diguanylate cyclase/phosphodiesterase yields the protein MSQSFLNHNQFHLLYDLADEYVFFMRKEDSSYVYEFINKKAEELFSENPIGKSLEECFSEFHNKTIIQNYNRACLQKKSICYQDHYCVQSETLINETIAIPIYENGSTYILATTKEVSRSQHLKESTYVLENYRKAINEVALVAMTNQDGIIEVVNELFETTTKFLKEEVIGKTFHMINSNYHDETFFSNMWETIYNGDIWNGQMRNRTKDGSFFWVSATIVPIKNDLGQIEKFLTIQFDDTEKKRMLNELRNIERSFNLITEHSNDLIAITDAEGYLLYSSPSHETILKYDKEELLGSYYFKLITDQTDLVSFSKLKMLDKFRVELPLQTKDGNSIWTDTSVTTVKSTVDDEEEKWFVIVSREITEKRALEDQLKFMAFHDSLTSLPNRRSFNEDFLDYISSVSSAFPNVGLLYIDGDNFKAINDRYGHDVGDQFLTHFAETLQISLHYKYNVYRIGGDEFVIIIDQIADYVNGRSNTVEGIVQTIQRNLRKGWAIDEFYFSPTSSIGIAMFPNDGSSIDELLDNADQALYTAKKNGKNNYIYSNAVHT from the coding sequence ATGTCTCAATCCTTCTTAAACCATAATCAATTCCACTTATTATATGATTTAGCTGATGAATATGTGTTCTTTATGCGTAAAGAAGATTCTTCTTATGTGTATGAGTTTATCAACAAAAAAGCCGAGGAGCTTTTCTCGGAAAATCCTATAGGGAAATCATTGGAAGAATGCTTCAGTGAATTTCATAATAAAACTATTATTCAAAATTATAATCGTGCATGCTTGCAAAAAAAATCTATTTGCTACCAGGATCATTATTGTGTACAAAGTGAAACACTTATTAATGAAACAATTGCTATCCCCATTTATGAAAATGGATCTACTTATATTTTAGCTACAACTAAAGAAGTTTCTCGTTCACAGCATTTGAAAGAATCTACCTATGTTTTAGAAAATTATCGTAAAGCTATTAATGAAGTTGCATTGGTTGCAATGACAAATCAAGATGGAATAATTGAAGTAGTAAACGAATTATTTGAAACTACAACCAAGTTTTTAAAGGAGGAAGTAATAGGAAAAACATTTCATATGATAAATTCGAATTATCATGATGAAACCTTTTTCTCCAATATGTGGGAAACGATATATAATGGGGATATTTGGAATGGTCAAATGCGTAATCGAACTAAAGATGGCTCCTTTTTTTGGGTAAGCGCAACTATTGTGCCTATTAAAAATGATTTAGGGCAAATTGAAAAATTTTTAACAATACAATTTGATGACACGGAAAAGAAACGTATGTTGAACGAGCTACGAAATATTGAACGCTCCTTTAATTTGATAACGGAACATTCAAATGATTTAATAGCGATAACTGATGCAGAAGGTTACTTACTCTATTCATCACCAAGTCACGAAACAATATTAAAATATGATAAAGAAGAGTTGCTTGGTAGTTATTATTTTAAATTGATAACTGATCAAACTGACCTAGTAAGTTTCTCTAAGTTAAAAATGTTAGATAAGTTCCGAGTAGAACTTCCCCTACAAACAAAGGATGGAAACTCTATTTGGACAGATACGTCTGTTACTACAGTAAAGAGCACAGTAGATGATGAGGAAGAAAAATGGTTCGTTATTGTATCTCGTGAAATTACAGAAAAAAGAGCTTTAGAAGATCAGCTGAAGTTTATGGCTTTTCATGATAGCTTAACTAGCCTACCTAATCGTCGTTCCTTTAATGAAGATTTTCTAGATTATATTTCTTCTGTTAGTTCAGCTTTTCCAAATGTTGGCTTATTGTATATTGATGGCGATAATTTTAAAGCGATTAATGATCGATATGGACATGATGTTGGAGATCAATTTTTAACCCATTTTGCTGAAACGCTTCAGATTAGTTTACACTATAAGTATAATGTATACCGTATTGGTGGCGATGAATTTGTCATAATCATTGATCAAATTGCAGATTATGTGAATGGTAGGAGCAATACAGTTGAAGGGATCGTTCAAACAATTCAGCGAAATTTACGTAAAGGTTGGGCCATAGATGAATTTTACTTTTCGCCAACTTCGTCTATTGGGATTGCTATGTTCCCGAATGATGGGTCTTCTATCGACGAGCTATTAGATAATGCAGATCAAGCGCTTTATACGGCTAAGAAAAATGGAAAGAACAATTACATATATTCCAATGCCGTTCATACTTAA
- a CDS encoding response regulator transcription factor: MMQHILLIEDEVNIAKFVELELKHENFQVSVSHDGREGADLALNHAYDLMLIDVMLPNLNGLEICRRVRKKKNTPIILITARDAIIDRVSGLESGADDYVVKPFAIEELLARIRAVLRRVEPSLENVKSELTIQGLTVEQKAHQVFYKGKEIELTKTEYDMLVYLMENYNMVLSRDAILEKVWGYDVEVETNVVDVYIRHLRKKLPAEIAAIIETVRGVGYVMR; encoded by the coding sequence ATGATGCAGCATATTCTACTAATAGAAGATGAAGTAAATATTGCGAAGTTTGTGGAGTTAGAGTTAAAGCATGAAAACTTTCAAGTTTCCGTTTCTCATGATGGACGCGAAGGAGCAGATTTAGCATTAAATCATGCTTATGACCTGATGCTAATCGATGTCATGTTGCCAAATCTAAACGGACTGGAAATATGTCGAAGAGTACGCAAAAAGAAAAATACACCAATTATTCTAATTACTGCAAGAGATGCGATTATAGATCGCGTATCAGGTCTTGAGTCAGGGGCTGATGACTACGTAGTGAAACCTTTTGCTATTGAGGAGTTGTTAGCAAGAATACGAGCAGTTCTAAGAAGGGTAGAGCCCTCTTTAGAAAACGTAAAAAGTGAATTGACTATCCAAGGGTTAACAGTTGAACAGAAAGCTCATCAGGTTTTCTATAAAGGGAAAGAGATTGAACTAACGAAAACTGAATACGATATGCTTGTCTATTTAATGGAAAATTATAATATGGTGTTGTCTAGAGATGCCATTTTGGAAAAAGTTTGGGGATATGATGTAGAGGTTGAAACAAATGTAGTAGATGTATACATAAGGCATCTTAGAAAAAAACTTCCTGCGGAAATTGCAGCCATTATTGAGACAGTTAGAGGCGTAGGGTATGTGATGAGATGA
- a CDS encoding HAMP domain-containing histidine kinase, producing the protein MIKKWTLQRKWTYASAISIFLSFLMMCIILYFSLFNWLQISEKKTAQNTLDEVTHFFKSNGPIISIQDIQKNRTLLNQLVNQKQSIRVLNEDGIEILRINDASDFPKSFSLQTDEFVREEIDGKVVFHKVAEIDFGLFKGYVQISHSLESFTQLMNYILIAMGIFALIALVLSALIAFMLSSILLKPIKELRDEMQLAKQTKFSKKVSFQYDNEDEIGELLKIYKELMGEVSKTITRQDDFIHNVSHELRTPVQVVEGHLSLLNRWGKEDRSILDESLEISLTEIQKMKLLIEEMLKLAKNEHNNMREATSVISIFHQLQQNYLQLSPETTIVIQGDEEAKVLVPPTALEQILRNLIENAIKYNDKRPYIKATVVNNADQVQITLEDNGVGIKESMFPKIFERFFVVDEARTKNKGGSGLGLSIVKSLVVEYGGTISVASEKGEWTKFYILFPKLTSE; encoded by the coding sequence ATGATCAAAAAATGGACTTTACAACGTAAATGGACGTATGCTTCAGCGATTTCCATATTTTTAAGTTTCCTTATGATGTGTATTATATTATATTTTTCGCTCTTCAATTGGCTGCAAATTTCCGAGAAAAAAACTGCTCAAAATACTTTGGATGAGGTAACTCATTTTTTCAAATCTAATGGTCCCATCATCTCAATTCAGGATATTCAAAAAAATAGAACACTACTCAATCAATTGGTCAATCAAAAACAATCAATTCGTGTATTGAATGAAGATGGTATCGAAATTCTTAGAATCAATGATGCTAGCGATTTCCCAAAATCCTTTTCACTTCAAACGGATGAATTTGTTAGAGAAGAAATAGATGGAAAAGTAGTTTTTCATAAGGTAGCGGAAATAGACTTTGGTTTGTTTAAAGGATATGTACAAATCTCGCACAGTTTAGAAAGCTTTACTCAGCTCATGAATTATATATTAATAGCCATGGGCATATTCGCACTCATAGCTCTTGTTCTATCGGCGTTAATAGCCTTTATGTTATCCTCTATTTTACTGAAACCTATTAAAGAACTGAGGGATGAGATGCAGCTTGCAAAACAGACTAAGTTTTCTAAAAAAGTGAGTTTTCAATATGATAATGAAGATGAAATCGGAGAGCTACTAAAAATTTACAAGGAATTGATGGGTGAAGTATCCAAAACGATTACGAGACAAGACGACTTTATCCATAATGTATCTCATGAATTGCGTACCCCTGTGCAGGTAGTGGAGGGGCATTTATCGCTATTGAATCGCTGGGGAAAAGAGGATCGCTCCATATTAGATGAGTCTCTGGAAATATCCCTCACGGAAATACAAAAAATGAAGTTATTAATCGAAGAAATGTTAAAACTAGCTAAAAATGAGCATAATAATATGAGAGAAGCTACTTCTGTCATATCTATCTTTCATCAGCTACAGCAAAATTATTTACAACTATCACCAGAGACAACAATCGTAATTCAAGGAGATGAAGAAGCAAAAGTACTTGTTCCGCCTACAGCCCTAGAACAAATACTGCGTAATCTAATAGAAAATGCGATAAAATATAATGATAAAAGACCGTATATTAAAGCGACAGTCGTAAATAACGCAGATCAAGTGCAGATTACATTGGAAGATAATGGAGTTGGCATCAAAGAATCCATGTTTCCCAAAATTTTCGAACGCTTTTTTGTTGTTGATGAAGCTAGAACTAAAAATAAAGGCGGTTCAGGTTTGGGATTAAGTATAGTCAAAAGCTTGGTAGTTGAATACGGTGGTACTATTTCTGTAGCAAGTGAAAAAGGAGAATGGACAAAATTTTACATTTTATTCCCTAAATTAACAAGTGAATAA
- a CDS encoding 2-oxoglutarate dehydrogenase E1 component, whose product MSNNRTPWSAFSGPNLGYVMEQYDVFLQTPDDVDPELVTLFQQYGAPKIPASVSSYSSDTPVVEPNNFEKVLHAIQLADAIRTHGHLTANIYPLNDGPKEDSKINLDTYGLTEQDLKEVPVSFLISNAPANIANGLQAIEHLRSMYTDKIAFEIAHIVNSEERAWLQEKIEKGAVKEKLSAEDKKQLLKRLTQVEGFEKFIHRTFVGAKRFSIEGLDSLVVLMDELVRQSDKTKTKQVNIGMAHRGRLNVLTHVLNKPYEMMFAEFAHVPTETFLPKDGSLELSEGWFGDVKYHKGASYRSQTGLKVKLAYNPSHLEVVSPIVTGQTRAAQETTDAAGYPVQDKNASFAILVHGDAAFPGQGVVTEVLNYSRVRGYQTGGSIHIIANNMIGFTTEHYDSRSTNYSSDPAKGYEVPVIHVNADDPEAVIGVAKFAHEYRQKFGKDIVIDLLGYRRYGHNEMDEPLVTNPTMYHSIHKHPTVREIYGKQLVEESLIESSEVKTLDESVFTEMQQAYDRVKELPQSTVHDIVIPQVVLNGMPEIQTGIEESKLAKINEELLTWPTEFSAFKKLAKILKRREEPFKGKGKVDWGHAETLAFATILQEGNSIRLSGQDAQRGTFSHRHLVLHDEKTGAELTPIHAISDGKASFVVHNSPLTEAAILGYEFGYNLEDNNSLTIWEAQYGDFANMAQVMFDNFISSARAKWGLKSGLVMLLPHGAEGQGSEHSSARLERYLQLAAENNWTVANLSSAANYFHILRRQAKMLKEDAIRPLIIVSPKSLLRHPLVGADVAELTSGQFETIIEQPGLGQQVEKVEKIVFVSGKLAIDLADKVKDGADFDHVHIVRVEQLYPFPQEKIQEIVSRFPNVKQLVWAQEETQNMGSWNFALPYLLEIAKDQEITYVGRVHRASPAEGDGDTYKVEQTRIIEETLKSL is encoded by the coding sequence ATGTCGAACAATCGAACACCTTGGTCAGCTTTTTCTGGTCCTAACCTTGGTTATGTGATGGAGCAGTATGATGTGTTTTTACAGACTCCTGACGATGTGGATCCTGAATTAGTAACGTTATTTCAGCAGTACGGGGCACCTAAGATTCCGGCTTCAGTCTCATCTTACAGCTCTGATACACCTGTAGTAGAGCCGAATAATTTTGAGAAAGTGCTTCATGCAATTCAGCTTGCAGATGCTATTCGTACTCATGGTCACTTAACTGCTAATATTTATCCATTAAATGATGGTCCAAAAGAAGATTCTAAGATAAATCTTGATACTTATGGTTTAACAGAGCAAGATTTGAAAGAAGTACCTGTTTCTTTCCTAATTAGCAATGCACCAGCAAATATTGCGAATGGTTTACAAGCAATCGAACATTTACGTTCGATGTATACTGATAAAATTGCATTTGAAATTGCTCATATTGTCAATTCAGAAGAACGTGCTTGGTTACAAGAAAAGATTGAAAAAGGTGCTGTGAAGGAAAAACTATCTGCCGAAGACAAAAAACAATTACTTAAACGTTTAACGCAAGTAGAAGGATTTGAGAAATTCATTCATCGTACTTTTGTGGGAGCAAAACGCTTCTCAATTGAAGGTTTAGATTCTTTAGTTGTATTAATGGATGAGTTAGTTCGTCAATCAGACAAAACAAAAACAAAACAAGTAAATATTGGTATGGCTCATCGTGGCCGTTTGAATGTATTAACTCATGTTCTTAACAAACCTTATGAAATGATGTTTGCAGAATTTGCACACGTTCCTACTGAAACATTTCTACCAAAGGACGGGTCGCTTGAACTTTCTGAGGGCTGGTTTGGGGACGTTAAATACCATAAAGGGGCAAGTTACCGCTCACAAACAGGTTTGAAAGTAAAACTTGCTTATAATCCTTCGCATTTGGAAGTTGTAAGTCCAATTGTTACGGGTCAAACACGTGCTGCACAAGAAACAACAGATGCAGCTGGTTACCCAGTTCAAGATAAAAATGCTTCTTTTGCTATCTTAGTACACGGTGACGCTGCTTTCCCAGGGCAAGGGGTAGTAACTGAAGTACTGAATTATAGCCGAGTTCGTGGATATCAAACAGGTGGTTCCATCCATATTATTGCGAATAATATGATTGGTTTCACTACTGAACATTATGATTCACGCTCTACCAACTACTCATCTGATCCAGCAAAAGGGTATGAAGTGCCAGTAATTCATGTGAATGCTGATGATCCTGAAGCGGTGATTGGCGTTGCTAAATTTGCACATGAATATCGCCAAAAATTTGGAAAAGATATCGTTATTGACCTATTAGGTTATCGTAGATATGGTCATAACGAAATGGATGAACCTTTAGTAACTAATCCAACTATGTACCATTCGATTCATAAACATCCTACTGTTCGAGAAATATATGGTAAGCAGTTAGTTGAAGAAAGTTTAATTGAATCTTCTGAAGTAAAAACATTAGACGAATCGGTTTTCACTGAAATGCAACAAGCTTATGACCGTGTGAAGGAACTTCCTCAATCCACTGTTCATGACATCGTTATACCACAAGTAGTATTAAATGGTATGCCGGAAATTCAAACAGGAATTGAAGAGAGTAAGCTTGCTAAGATCAATGAGGAGCTACTTACTTGGCCAACTGAGTTTAGCGCATTTAAAAAGTTAGCAAAAATATTGAAACGACGTGAAGAGCCATTTAAAGGTAAGGGTAAGGTAGATTGGGGCCATGCAGAAACACTTGCATTTGCAACGATTTTACAAGAAGGTAATTCTATTCGTTTATCTGGTCAGGATGCCCAACGTGGGACATTCTCCCATAGACATTTAGTCCTTCATGATGAAAAAACTGGGGCCGAATTAACACCAATTCACGCTATTAGTGATGGAAAAGCATCATTCGTAGTGCATAACAGTCCACTTACGGAAGCGGCAATTCTAGGGTATGAATTTGGATATAATTTAGAAGATAATAATTCACTAACTATTTGGGAAGCGCAATACGGCGACTTTGCTAACATGGCTCAAGTAATGTTTGATAACTTTATCAGTTCTGCTCGTGCTAAATGGGGTCTTAAATCTGGCTTAGTAATGCTATTACCACATGGAGCTGAAGGCCAAGGATCTGAGCATTCAAGTGCTCGTTTAGAACGTTATTTACAATTAGCTGCTGAAAATAACTGGACTGTAGCAAACCTATCAAGTGCGGCTAACTATTTCCATATTTTACGCAGACAAGCAAAAATGCTTAAAGAAGATGCAATTCGTCCATTAATAATTGTTTCACCAAAATCATTATTGCGTCATCCTTTAGTTGGAGCGGATGTGGCTGAATTGACTTCAGGTCAATTTGAAACAATTATTGAGCAACCAGGTTTAGGTCAACAAGTAGAAAAAGTAGAGAAAATTGTTTTTGTTAGTGGTAAACTTGCAATAGACTTGGCAGACAAAGTAAAAGATGGAGCAGATTTCGATCATGTTCATATTGTACGTGTTGAACAACTATATCCATTCCCACAAGAAAAGATTCAAGAAATTGTGTCTCGTTTCCCAAATGTGAAGCAGCTTGTTTGGGCGCAAGAAGAAACACAAAACATGGGTTCTTGGAACTTTGCTTTACCATATCTACTAGAAATAGCGAAAGACCAAGAAATAACTTATGTTGGTCGTGTGCATAGAGCAAGTCCCGCTGAAGGTGACGGAGATACTTATAAAGTAGAACAAACTCGAATTATTGAAGAGACATTAAAAAGCTTATAA
- the odhB gene encoding 2-oxoglutarate dehydrogenase complex dihydrolipoyllysine-residue succinyltransferase: MAEIIVPELAESITEGTIAQWLKQPGDTVEKGEFIVELETDKVNVEVISEEAGVVSELLAAEGDTVLVGQVIAVVGAGSGSTTSAPAAQPEAKEEVKAPEAPKAAPVAEETSNEQDRTIASPAARKLAREKGINLSEISPVDPMGRVRVQDVSAHGSAPTPVKAASAPTASAPKEDDGRTTREKMSRRRQTIASRLLEVRQNTAMLTTFNEIDMTNVMALRSRKKDQFFEQNDVRLGFMSFFTKAVVAALKKYPYVNSQIDGTDIVKNNFYDIGIAVSTEGGLVVPIVREADRKNFAEIEANIGELAKKARDNKLALSDMSGGSFTITNGGVFGSLLSTPILNGTQVGILGMHTIQKRPIAVGNEIEIRPMMYVALSYDHRVIDGKDSVGFLKTVKELLENPEDLLLNS; this comes from the coding sequence GTGGCAGAAATTATAGTTCCTGAGTTAGCAGAATCGATTACAGAGGGTACCATTGCACAGTGGTTAAAACAACCAGGTGATACAGTTGAAAAAGGTGAGTTCATCGTAGAACTTGAAACAGATAAAGTGAACGTTGAAGTTATCTCGGAAGAAGCTGGAGTAGTTAGTGAACTTTTAGCAGCTGAAGGAGATACAGTTCTAGTAGGTCAAGTAATCGCAGTAGTAGGAGCTGGTTCAGGTTCAACAACATCAGCACCAGCTGCACAACCTGAAGCAAAAGAAGAGGTTAAAGCTCCTGAAGCACCTAAAGCAGCACCAGTTGCTGAAGAAACTTCAAATGAGCAAGACCGTACTATTGCTAGCCCAGCAGCGCGTAAATTAGCTCGAGAAAAAGGCATTAACTTAAGTGAAATTTCACCTGTAGATCCAATGGGGCGTGTTCGTGTACAAGACGTTTCAGCTCATGGTTCTGCACCAACACCTGTAAAAGCAGCATCAGCTCCTACAGCTAGTGCACCAAAAGAAGACGATGGCCGTACAACTCGTGAAAAGATGTCTCGTCGTCGTCAAACAATTGCTTCACGTTTATTAGAAGTAAGACAAAATACAGCTATGCTTACAACTTTCAATGAAATTGATATGACAAATGTTATGGCATTACGTTCACGTAAAAAAGATCAATTCTTTGAACAGAATGACGTGCGTCTTGGGTTTATGTCTTTCTTCACAAAGGCTGTAGTAGCAGCACTTAAAAAATATCCATATGTAAATTCTCAAATCGATGGAACAGATATCGTAAAAAATAACTTCTATGATATTGGTATCGCCGTTTCTACAGAAGGTGGTCTTGTAGTTCCGATCGTTCGTGAAGCAGACCGTAAAAACTTTGCAGAAATCGAAGCTAATATTGGAGAACTTGCTAAAAAAGCTCGTGATAACAAGTTAGCTCTATCTGATATGTCAGGTGGTTCTTTCACTATCACTAACGGTGGAGTATTCGGATCTTTACTGTCAACACCTATTCTAAATGGAACACAAGTTGGTATTTTAGGAATGCACACAATCCAAAAACGTCCAATCGCTGTTGGAAATGAAATTGAAATCCGTCCAATGATGTACGTGGCATTATCCTATGATCACCGTGTTATTGACGGAAAAGATTCAGTAGGATTCTTAAAAACAGTTAAAGAATTACTTGAAAATCCAGAAGACCTATTACTAAATAGTTAA
- a CDS encoding Ku protein, with the protein MHTVWKGSISFGLVNIPIKLHAATENKDIKLRQLHKECHTPISYAKVCEGCKQEVKNEDIVKAYEYSKNKFVILDEEELEKLKKENEDKAVEIIDFVKLEEIDPIYFERSYFMAPDSGGGKAYSLLREALHESGKIGVAKIMIRSKEQLAIVRVYKETLIMETIHFPDEVRSTADVPNIPAEQTVVKKELDTALMLVDQLTTEFEPEKYTDDYRTSLMELIEEKKAGNNVVTTSEKQTELPSNVTDLMSALQASLDKTKKKKPTPRKRTPKVKTS; encoded by the coding sequence ATGCATACAGTTTGGAAAGGAAGTATCAGCTTTGGTTTAGTTAATATTCCTATAAAGCTTCATGCAGCAACTGAAAATAAGGATATAAAATTACGTCAGCTCCATAAAGAATGCCATACCCCAATAAGCTATGCAAAGGTTTGTGAAGGGTGCAAACAAGAGGTAAAGAATGAAGATATCGTCAAAGCATATGAATACTCTAAAAACAAGTTTGTCATTTTAGATGAAGAAGAATTAGAAAAACTGAAAAAAGAAAATGAGGATAAGGCTGTAGAAATTATAGACTTTGTAAAATTAGAAGAAATAGATCCAATTTACTTTGAGCGCAGTTATTTTATGGCACCTGATAGTGGTGGTGGAAAAGCATACTCTCTATTAAGAGAAGCATTGCATGAATCAGGTAAGATCGGAGTTGCTAAAATCATGATTCGTTCTAAAGAGCAATTAGCAATTGTGCGAGTATATAAAGAAACTTTAATCATGGAAACAATTCACTTCCCTGATGAAGTTCGTAGTACTGCAGATGTCCCTAATATTCCAGCTGAGCAAACTGTAGTAAAAAAAGAACTGGATACTGCTCTAATGCTTGTTGATCAATTAACTACAGAGTTTGAACCAGAAAAATACACAGACGATTATCGAACTTCCTTAATGGAGCTTATAGAAGAGAAAAAGGCTGGAAATAATGTAGTAACGACAAGCGAAAAACAGACAGAATTGCCATCAAATGTGACCGATCTAATGTCTGCACTTCAAGCATCCCTTGATAAAACGAAAAAGAAAAAACCTACTCCAAGAAAAAGAACACCAAAAGTGAAAACCTCTTAA
- a CDS encoding NupC/NupG family nucleoside CNT transporter, which yields MFFLLNILGIFVVLGLVYLCSPDKQKIKWRSILSLLIAELLITWFMLSTTIGAWTINKIASFFTWLVSSANAGISFAFPSVMANESVDFFFSALLPIVFIVTFFDILSYFGIMTWIIDKVGWVISKISGLPKLESFFSIQMMFLGNTEALAVIRQQLTVLKDHRLLTFGIMSMSSVSGSIIGAYLSMVPAEYVFAAIPLNCLNALLLASILNPIEVSKEDDIVYVPPKEERQDFFSTISNSMLIGMKMVIVILAMVIGYVALTTALNGILGFFIDGLTIEKIFGVIFFPFAILLGLGIQDATYVASLMGIKLSTNEFVAMMNLKNHLQDLNPHTIAVAVTFLTSFANFSTVGMIYGTYSSTLGEERSKIIGKNVWKLLVSGMAVSLLSAMLVGLFVW from the coding sequence ATGTTCTTTTTATTAAATATATTAGGCATATTTGTTGTGCTAGGTCTCGTCTACCTTTGTTCGCCTGATAAACAGAAAATTAAATGGCGTTCTATCCTCAGCTTGCTCATCGCTGAATTGCTTATTACCTGGTTTATGTTATCGACCACGATAGGGGCATGGACGATTAATAAAATTGCTTCCTTCTTTACATGGTTGGTATCATCCGCCAATGCAGGAATCTCATTTGCATTTCCTTCTGTGATGGCGAATGAATCAGTTGATTTCTTCTTTAGCGCCTTACTGCCTATTGTTTTCATTGTGACTTTCTTCGATATTTTATCTTATTTTGGAATTATGACCTGGATCATAGATAAAGTAGGATGGGTTATTTCGAAAATTTCCGGCTTGCCAAAGCTGGAGAGCTTCTTCTCGATTCAAATGATGTTTCTTGGAAATACGGAAGCTCTTGCTGTTATCCGTCAACAGCTGACCGTTCTTAAAGATCATCGTCTATTGACGTTCGGAATCATGAGCATGAGCAGTGTAAGTGGTTCGATTATTGGGGCATATTTATCGATGGTTCCTGCCGAGTACGTGTTTGCAGCAATTCCGTTAAACTGTTTAAATGCCCTGTTACTGGCAAGTATTTTAAATCCTATAGAGGTTAGCAAAGAAGACGATATTGTTTATGTGCCTCCTAAAGAAGAACGTCAAGATTTCTTTTCTACCATCTCAAACAGTATGCTTATCGGAATGAAAATGGTCATTGTAATTTTAGCGATGGTAATCGGATATGTAGCATTAACCACCGCTCTTAATGGTATTCTGGGTTTCTTTATAGATGGATTGACAATCGAAAAGATTTTCGGTGTCATATTCTTCCCATTTGCAATCTTGCTTGGATTGGGCATCCAAGATGCGACGTATGTTGCTTCGTTAATGGGGATTAAACTCTCGACTAACGAATTTGTGGCCATGATGAACTTAAAAAACCATCTCCAAGACTTGAATCCACATACGATTGCTGTTGCTGTTACTTTCTTGACTTCATTCGCCAATTTTAGTACAGTCGGCATGATTTATGGCACATATAGCTCTACTTTAGGTGAAGAACGTTCAAAGATCATCGGTAAAAATGTATGGAAGCTATTGGTCAGCGGAATGGCTGTTTCTCTGTTAAGCGCAATGCTTGTGGGATTATTCGTTTGGTAA